The segment CAACTCCATTGCTCAAGTACGGAACCTAAATCACCCAGTCGTTTGCGCTCGGTGGTAACGTCCTTGATTGGGCAACCCAAAACGCGGGCAACCGCTTGAGCAAGCTGTTTTTCGGCAAGACCAAAATTATTTCCTTTATACGGCGGACGCAACATGCCAAGCGTCATATTACAGAGAATCTCCGCCTCTCTAGGAGTTGCTTCATGCAATAAATTCGCCAATTGTTTGGTCATTTCCAGACGACTGCTAACCTGTTCTATGCGAGAAAATATATGAGCAACTTCTTTAAATTTCACCGCAACTCCGATCTCATTTTCATGCCATCTGTATAGCAACACTCAACTCTTGCCATTTATGTACCATACTCCTCATCATAAAGAAAAAGGAATACGTCATGAATAAAAAACATCTCATTATTGGAAGCTTTATCACATTCGTCCTAATGGTCCTCACTAGGCTAACAATTTCATACACACAAAACACGGCATCCCCCTTTACTGCCGATACGCCAACTTGGAACGAACATATAATCACAGGAGTCAAAGGGGCCCAAATATTTGCCAATTCATCATCAAATGAAGTACTCAAGCTTCTGCCATGGATCTCTTTTATCATGTCCCAAAGCGGCATCACTGAAATTGACAATCAGACCACTCATCAATTCATTGCATATAAAGGGGAACAATTTGAAGCGATCCCTTTAGAAAAACTGACACTCAAGAAGAAAAAAATAAAATATGAAATAGAACCCTTTAAGAAAGAAACAGCAAGCGTCCGCGCCATCGTTCTCTCGCACCCTATCAAGTACAGTACCGAATCACCATCATCTATAATTATACCAGCACAAACAAAATCAACATTCAAGCAAGCGCTGTGGCCGTTACAATATACGAATGATATCCCGCGTATCGTATCAGATGATGATAACCATGAATTCAAGATTATTATCATACAATACGAAAATCCTGAAAGTACGTGTAAATGGTACGAAGATAGCAGATGTATAGAAGCGACAATATACAAAAACAATGAACGGTTAGACCATATGGTGGTATGTCTATGCGAGAAGATATTTGCAAACGCTCTGTGCGGGCTTCGTATCAATAAGAATTACACACTGGAGTTATACAACACTAATGAAAAACGTAGTTATAACTGGACCACTGATGGTTTGCCAAAACGATATGTTGGTAATCAGACGCACATTGATTTCTCGAAAGAGGAAAATTTACGCAGTGCTGATTTTAGTAATGCCGACTTAAGCTATTCCATATTCGATAATCAAGATCTATCCAATGCAAAATTTGATCATGCCTGCATCAAAGGAACAAGCTTTGCAGGCGCCAATCTTGTCGGTGCAAGTTTTATTGGAGTCACATCAAAATAACAAACTACGCTGTTGGCTCTTGCCATTCATCGTGTAGAAATGCTTCATCCTTCGGAGGCTTAATACCAAGATCACGAATGAAATGTCTGTAGTACCTAGATGCTGACCATAACGATAGCGTCAATGCACATATAAGCGCCAACAACTCTAGCTGGTTCCAGCCAGAGATATACCACAGCATGTGCTTGTTCGGGTTGAGAATTACAATCGTTACGTAAATCATTTGGAAAAACGTTTTGAGCTTACCAATAAAAGATACAGGAATCGCAATCCCCTGCTCGCTTGCTACTTGGCGAATACCAGTCACAAATAATTCACGAATTACCATAATCAAGACCCACACAAAGTAGATCTTATTGGCAGCAAGCAGCGCAATTAATGCAGAATATAACAATACCTTATCGGCAATCGGATCAAGAATTTTACCAATATCACTTTCTGCACCAAGTCGACGAGCAACATATCCATCCAGCAGATCAGTCACACTCAGGAGAACAAAAATCAACGCTAAAAGAATATTAATCCAGAAGACATTTAACGGCGCAAGATACACAAACAAAAAGGGGAGAAGAAAGGGAGAGACCAACATTCTAATGAGGGTAAGGACAGTTGGGATCAGGTCACGCATACAACGATTCCTAACAATTTGGTGGCGACGCTGGGATTCGAACCTAGGACCTCCGGATTATGATTCCGTTGCTCTAACCAGCTGAGCTACGTCGCCACTGAGTAAAAAGTATACTAAAATTTCAACGTTTGAACACCAATACGCTTGACCACAAAGGAAAAGATCGACCTCAAGAAGAACAGCCCAGTAACCAAAGTTGTCAAGATACCAATCATCAATGTGATGGCAAATCCTTGGACCGGACCCGTTCCAAATTTGAAGAGAACAACTCCCATGATAAACGTCGTAATATTTGCATCCAAAATAACCGCTAATGCCCCAGAGAAACCATGGTCAACTGCGCGTCCCAATGGAGCACCTACTGCCAACTCTTCCCTAATTCGCTCATAAATCAGAATTGAAGAATCGATCGCCATACCCAACGTTAGTACCAAGCCAGCAATACCAGGAAGGGTCAACGTGCCTCCAAACCAGGATAGAATCAAGAGAATCAAGAGCAAGTTATAGAGCAAAGTTCCAAAAGCAAATATGCCTGGCAAGCGATAATAAAACACACTAAAGAGAAATAAAAGCAGTAGCCCAAGCAAGCATGCTAGCGTACCCATTCTGATCGCTTCTGCGCCTAGCGATGGTCCAACCTGACGCTCTTCACCAAAGCTTACAGGGGCTACATAAGCACCTGATTTGAGTAAATCAGCCAATTCTTTAGCCTGCTCTTGGGTAAAGTTACCAGAAATAGAACCGCTGCTTCTGATTGCATCTTGAATCTGTGGCGCCGAGATCATTTCGTTATCAATGATGATCCCTAACCGACGTCCTATATTTTTGCTGGTAAGATCATGAAAGCGCCGACCGCCTTCAGTTGAAAATTCAAATGCAATTCCCCATCCTTTTACATCAACCACTTTTGGATAGGCATCCCTAAGCAACCGGCCCGTTACATCAGTGTGCCGCTGGACTAAATAGAATGCTCGTTCGGATTCATAGCCACGCTTTACCTTGCCCGGAACAACCATCATACCATCAGGAATTTCACCGTCATATTTATCAAGAAGCGCATCCATGTCATACGCTTCCTCTTCAACTAACTTGAACTCAAGCAACGCTGCCTTCCCAATCATCGCCTTAGCCCGCTCAGGATCATCTACATTGGGAAGCTCCACAATAATATTCCGATCTCCTTGTGCAGCAACGGTCACTTCACTAACGGCAAACTTATTCATACGGTTTTGTAGTACCGTAATATTGCTATCGATTGCTGACTTGCGAATACGCGCTTCTTGTCCTTTGCTCAACGTAAATACAATAGAAGCACCATCTTGCTTACCACGAATATCAGTTAGTTCATCACGTAAGAATCCGGAAACATCCCGTGCATCAGCATCAGAATCAAATGTCATAATAATTTGTTTATTAGTTACTTTGGATGAGTCTGGAAGTGGAAGTCGCGCATGTTTTAATTCATTACGAATAGTAGTGATATGTTCATAAAGCATATCCTCAACCGCCTTGTCAGTATCTACTTCGAGGGAAATATAGGTGCCTCCAACAAGATCTATTCCAAATTTAAGAGGTTTTGATTGAGCCCCAGGAATGAAAACAGGGGCAAGATAATACCCCCCGAGTAACGCTGCAAGAATCCATGCCGAAAATCCCGAAAAAAACAATCGTTTTTGATGTGCATATGCCATGCAAATCTCCCTTTTATCATTATGACGTTTTTGGTACCGAGGAGGGGACTCGAACCCCTACAGGATTTCTCCCACAGCCCCCTCAAAGCTGCGTGTCTACCAATTCCACCACCTCGGTGTTGACGAACATACCTATTCGAGCACTATAACAGATTTATAATGCCGTTTCAACGTGAAGTTTCGGCCTTTGGAGCAGCAGATCGGAACCATGAGATCACCCATGTCCAGGAGCGCGATGCGGTATCGCTGATCCACGATCCAGTAGAGCTAAATACTCCCTTGATTGAAGCAAACCAGCCCTTCTTTAATTCTTCAGGCTTAGTCTCTTTCTGGACAGAGCCAGCCTGCACTTGTTCAACCGAGTTTGGATCAATTTTCTTTTGAATCGCTACGCCACTTTCTTTGAGTGAATTAATACTGGACCGGATTGTATCCATATGACTATTAATCTTACTAATCGATGATGAAAAATATTGATTATATGGACCAGTAATATACTGATAAATCGCTTGTATATTCTTCAATAATGCATCCATGTAAAGATAGTGCTCTTTTGCCTTTTGGTCATCAAGCTCCTGACCAATTGCCTTGAATTTATCCCATGCCTGCCCTTCATAATCATGACACAGATTTATCTGCTTCATGAGTTCCAGCAGTGCAGCATCAAGAGCTTCATCTAATTCACTAATCGATTTAAGGTCTAAGCGTAATTGTTGAATTTCTTGTTTTTTTTCTGCAAGCGTTGCTTTGATTTCACGTTCCGCCTGATCAAGATCCCCTTGCACAAGACGATCCATTTCAATCTGTTTGATAAGTTCATCAATAATCTCTTCAAGCTCACCTTGAGCAAATCCTATATCAATGAAAAAAAGATTCGATGTCTTATCGATTGCATTACGCTGCGTAAAGAAACTCATACGTGC is part of the Candidatus Babeliales bacterium genome and harbors:
- a CDS encoding pentapeptide repeat-containing protein, which encodes MNKKHLIIGSFITFVLMVLTRLTISYTQNTASPFTADTPTWNEHIITGVKGAQIFANSSSNEVLKLLPWISFIMSQSGITEIDNQTTHQFIAYKGEQFEAIPLEKLTLKKKKIKYEIEPFKKETASVRAIVLSHPIKYSTESPSSIIIPAQTKSTFKQALWPLQYTNDIPRIVSDDDNHEFKIIIIQYENPESTCKWYEDSRCIEATIYKNNERLDHMVVCLCEKIFANALCGLRINKNYTLELYNTNEKRSYNWTTDGLPKRYVGNQTHIDFSKEENLRSADFSNADLSYSIFDNQDLSNAKFDHACIKGTSFAGANLVGASFIGVTSK
- the pgsA gene encoding CDP-diacylglycerol--glycerol-3-phosphate 3-phosphatidyltransferase, whose amino-acid sequence is MRDLIPTVLTLIRMLVSPFLLPFLFVYLAPLNVFWINILLALIFVLLSVTDLLDGYVARRLGAESDIGKILDPIADKVLLYSALIALLAANKIYFVWVLIMVIRELFVTGIRQVASEQGIAIPVSFIGKLKTFFQMIYVTIVILNPNKHMLWYISGWNQLELLALICALTLSLWSASRYYRHFIRDLGIKPPKDEAFLHDEWQEPTA
- the secD gene encoding protein translocase subunit SecD; this encodes MAYAHQKRLFFSGFSAWILAALLGGYYLAPVFIPGAQSKPLKFGIDLVGGTYISLEVDTDKAVEDMLYEHITTIRNELKHARLPLPDSSKVTNKQIIMTFDSDADARDVSGFLRDELTDIRGKQDGASIVFTLSKGQEARIRKSAIDSNITVLQNRMNKFAVSEVTVAAQGDRNIIVELPNVDDPERAKAMIGKAALLEFKLVEEEAYDMDALLDKYDGEIPDGMMVVPGKVKRGYESERAFYLVQRHTDVTGRLLRDAYPKVVDVKGWGIAFEFSTEGGRRFHDLTSKNIGRRLGIIIDNEMISAPQIQDAIRSSGSISGNFTQEQAKELADLLKSGAYVAPVSFGEERQVGPSLGAEAIRMGTLACLLGLLLLFLFSVFYYRLPGIFAFGTLLYNLLLILLILSWFGGTLTLPGIAGLVLTLGMAIDSSILIYERIREELAVGAPLGRAVDHGFSGALAVILDANITTFIMGVVLFKFGTGPVQGFAITLMIGILTTLVTGLFFLRSIFSFVVKRIGVQTLKF